One genomic segment of Hordeum vulgare subsp. vulgare chromosome 2H, MorexV3_pseudomolecules_assembly, whole genome shotgun sequence includes these proteins:
- the LOC123428155 gene encoding receptor-like protein 13: MGSCLPWGSLSLVLFLLLQYMLHLSSGCFVEERAALLDIRSSLIRAHCPYALDPWGEDGDDYCSWDLVECNNRTQRVSHLYLSSVYLKTYVDDCWYLNSSVFSAFRELQHLDLSLNSFCSVSLEGLVGLSMLRYFDISGSLLLGGGFPEFIGQVVSLEVLTLNDNEMNGSLPAAAVENLRNLRQLNMSRNSFSGNLPDSLFALPHLKILDLSGNEFGGGIPGSSFSGPNSLEVLDLSGNNLNGTLRIRAFRNITSLNLGENRFSGSLHASLFSLPRLKFLGLSGNNFEGRFPSTLSSDPVPLQVLHLEYNKLSGALPTEQAFVSLQNLRELYLSSNQFSGNFPTFLFLLPHIEQLNLSSNLFKGPILMNPPSNLSLSLKSLRFSGNNLSGRFSVIWLGNFTKLEEIDLSGNVNLVVHVNIPGWTPMFQLKQLLLSGCDLDNNIIAEPHFLSSQRHLEVLDLSNNNLSGNMPNWLFTKEATLQDLNLGNNSLTGSLDPIWHTQSSLSSIKIHMNHLTGQLPANLSSMFPYLGALDVSNNDLFGYIPKSMCEINSMEFLDLSNNNLSGEVPACVFTNMDLILKVSNNKLGGPIFGGMNNLSSIHELYLDGNKFKGTLPHDLAAEFLRIIDLHDNELSGELDTSFWNTPYLKALNLAGNHITGKIDQHICGFTEIRLVDLSRNNLTGSVPNSCFMMLNFLNLTGNSLSGKISFPLFNTSSLIALDIRHNQFMGNLSWVGYLKNIRLLSLGGNKFEGQITPNLCRLVYLRIIDLSHNKLSGSLPACIGNISFKGDTDDEIFQPIDWIATSTYNSSFDLRDFTFATKGNLYTYGHNFFVSMSGIDLSANMLDGEIPWELGNLSHIKSLNLSYNLFVGSIPTTIGGMKEIESLDLSHNKLSGPVPLQLAQLSSLGAFSVAYNNLSGCIPNSGQLGSFSMDSYLPNTNLHKIIEGNTCAAPGPDLSSVKDDRETHSAPVLYVVTAAGFVLAFWATIGFSFFHPYGRSVMLNL, encoded by the exons ATGGGTAGCTGCTTGCCATGGGGATCATTGTCTTTGGTGTTGTTTCTCTTGTTACAGTACATGCTTCACTTATCCTCTGGCTGCTTCGTGGAGGAGAGGGCTGCACTACTGGACATCCGGTCCTCCCTGATAAGAGCGCACTGCCCGTATGCGCTTGATCCATGGGGGGAGGATGGTGACGACTACTGCTCATGGGATCTTGTGGAATGCAATAACAGAACGCAGCGAGTGTCTCATCTCTACCTTTCCTCTGTATATCTGAAGACATATGTAGATGATTGTTGGTATTTAAATTCATCGGTGTTTTCTGCATTCCGCGAGCTTCAGCACCTAGATCTATCACTCAATTCTTTCTGTTCAGTAAGCTTAGAAG GATTAGTTGGACTATCCATGCTTCGTTATTTCGATATTAGTGGCAGTTTGCTGCTGGGAGGGGGTTTCCCGGAATTTATTGggcaagttgtttcactggaagtCTTAACTCTCAACGATAACGAAATGAACGGAAGTCTTCCAGCAGCAG CTGTTGAAAACCTTAGAAACTTGCGACAATTGAATATGTCTAGGAATAGCTTCAGCGGAAACCTCCCGGACTCACTATTTGCACTTCCTCATCTAAAGATCCTAGATCTCTCGGGAAATGAATTCGGTGGGGGTATTCCGGGAAGTTCATTCTCGGGGCCAAATTCACTTGAAGTCTTAGATCTCAGCGGTAATAATCTAAATGGAACTCTCCGGATTAGAG CTTTCAGAAACATCACGAGCTTGAATTTGGGTGAAAATCGTTTTAGTGGATCTCTCCATGCGTCATTATTTTCCCTTCCTCGACTGAAGTTTCTAGGTCTCTCAGGGAATAACTTCGAGGGACGTTTTCCTAGTACTTTGTCTTCAGACCCAGTTCCGCTTCAAGTTCTGCATCTGGAGTATAATAAGTTGAGTGGAGCTCTTCCGACTGAACAAG CTTTTGTAAGTCTACAGAACCTCCGAGAGTTGTATTTGAGTTCTAACCAATTCAGCGGAAACTTCCCAACATTCCTGTTTTTACTTCCACATATTGAACAGTTGAATCTCTCGAGCAATTTATTCAAAGGACCAATTCTGATGAATCCGCCTTCGAATCTTTCTTTGTCACTTAAGAGTCTTCGGTTTTCTGGAAACAATTTGAGTGGTAGATTTTCTGTCATTTGGCTTGGAAATTTCACAAAACTAGAAGAGATAGACCTTTCAGGCAATGTGAACCTAGTTGTCCATGTCAATATTCCTGGATGGACGCCTATGTTCCAACTGAAACAGCTACTGCTCTCTGGTTGTGACCTTGACAACAACATTATTGCAGAACCACATTTTTTAAGCTCACAGCGTCATTTAGAGGTGCTTGATTTGTCCAACAATAACTTGTCAGGCAACATGCCAAATTGGTTGTTTACAAAGGAAGCAACACTACAGGATCTAAATCTTGGAAATAACTCGCTAACTGGATCGCTGGACCCAATATGGCATACCCAATCTTCTCTCAGCAGTATCAAGATACACATGAACCATCTCACAGGACAGCTGCCGGCCAACCTCAGCTCAATGTTTCCATATTTGGGTGCTCTAGATGTTTCAAACAACGACTTGTTTGGGTACATACCAAAGTCAATGTGCGAGATCAACTCCATGGAATTTTTAGACCTatcaaacaataatctttctggagAGGTTCCAGCTTGCGTTTTTACCAACATGGATTTGATCTTGAAGGTCTCAAACAACAAGCTTGGTGGTCCGATTTTTGGTGGCATGAATAATCTGTCCAGTATACATGAATTGTACTTGGATGGTAACAAATTTAAAGGGACACTGCCTCATGATCTGGCCGCAGAGTTTCTAAGGATCATTGATTTGCATGATAATGAGCTGTCTGGCGAACTGGATACGTCATTTTGGAATACGCCTTATTTGAAAGCCCTGAATCTTGCTGGCAACCATATAACCGGCAAAATTGATCAGCACATTTGTGGCTTCACAGAAATTCGCCTTGTAGATCTATCGCGCAACAACCTTACAGGGTCTGTACCAAACAGTTGCTTCATGATGCTGAATTTTCTTAACCTTACTGGGAACTCCTTATCTGGCAAGATCTCTTTCCCCCTTTTCAACACATCTAGTCTAATTGCTTTGGATATCAGACATAATCAGTTCATGGGCAACCTCAGTTGGGTAGGTTACCTTAAAAACATTAGGCTACTTTCGTTGGGCGGAAATAAGTTTGAAGGGCAGATCACTCCAAACCTGTGCAGACTAGTGTACCTGAGGATAATTGATTTGTCCCATAACAAGCTTTCAGGTTCTCTGCCAGCATGTATTGGAAACATATCTTTCAAAGGTGACACAGATGATGAAATATTTCAGCCAATCGATTGGATAGCAACTTCCACCTATAACTCTTCCTTTGACTTGAGAGACTTCACCTTTGCTACCAAAGGTAATCTCTATACATACGGTCACAATTTCTTTGTTTCAATGTCTGGCATCGATCTATCTGCAAACATGTTGGATGGAGAAATTCCTTGGGAGCTAGGAAATCTTAGCCATATCAAATCCCTTAATCTGTCCTACAATTTATTTGTTGGCTCGATCCCGACGACCATTGGCGGCATGAAGGAGATAGAAAGTTTGGACCTCTCCCACAACAAGCTGAGTGGACCAGTACCTTTGCAGTTAGCCCAATTATCATCATTGGGGGCGTTCTCTGTGGCATACAACAACTTGTCAGGATGTATACCAAACTCTGGTCAGCTCGGCTCATTCAGCATGGACAGCTACCTACCCAACACCAACCTTCACAAGATTATTGAGGGGAATACTTGTGCTGCTCCCGGTCCAGATCTTTCTTCGGTGAAAGATGACAGAGAGACGCACAGTGCCCCAGTTCTATATGTGGTCACAGCTGCCGGCTTTGTGTTGGCATTTTGGGCCACGATTGGGTTCTCATTTTTCCATCCTTATGGAAGATCTGTAATGCTCAACCTATAG
- the LOC123428156 gene encoding BRAP2 RING ZnF UBP domain-containing protein 1-like has translation MFSLRVQSVDLPDALAALTVSAAADDVGTSSSAASGTSASNPISPRSSNPLPSTTSATTPLELPGVTSAAASRNPRIHHTRGVLHLYRSSPASSYASAVAATATPSSSSSGPAAPPLPCDSLLPSWRGTRLLVLAVPTRVTPDDFVRFCGPYVEHASEIRVISDDGVEDRYSVLVEFDDQKSADGFYLDLNGWRFSSSEVEVCHVLFIVAVQYTSSTELDLIPPVGSTELPTCPVCIERLDQDISGIGATNCDHSFQCSCVSMWVSSSCPVCQFCQKLSEAPTNPTCSVCQTSENLWICVICGFVGCGRYKEGHSIRHWKGTQHCYSLDLETQRVWDYVGDSYVHRLNHSKSDVKHAKFSSKCEYPGDNCVNCMHDDSDMGGVMFSSKADTIVDEYNRLLASQLETQREYYEALLSEAKKEREHHISVAVDKTINDKLQELQLKFENTMLEKKKVAEMNEKLTKSQDIWRQTVKGIEERERAQLKLKDDMILDLEEQIKDFRYSIKLQKSIAKSSHADDLKGGMLVPLAMESDSGKGKRSSRTSKRRN, from the exons ATGTTCAGCCTTCGAGTCCAGTCCGTCGATTTGCCCGACGCCCTCGCCGCCCtcaccgtctccgccgccgccgacgatgtCGGGACCAGCAGCTCTGCGGCCAGTGGCACATCCGCATCCAATCCCATCTCCCCGCGCTCCAGCAACCCTCTACCCTCCACCACCTCCGCCACAACCCCCCTCGAGCTTCCCGGCGTGACCTCCGCCGCGGCGTCACGGAACCCTAGGATCCACCACACCCGCGGTGTCCTCCACCTCTACCGCTCCTCCCCCGCTTCGTCCTACGCCTCCGCcgtcgccgccaccgccaccccctcttcctcctcctccgggcCCGCCGCCCCACCGCTCCCATGCGACTCTCTGCTCCCG TCATGGCGCGGCACGCGCCTCCTGGTGCTCGCCGTCCCAACCCGCGTCACGCCGGACGACTTCGTCCGCTTCTGCGGCCCCTACGTCGAGCACGCCTCTGAGATCCGTGTCATCAG CGACGATGGGGTGGAGGACCGGTACAGCGTGCTTGTTGAGTTTGATGATCAGAAGAGTGCTGACGGATTCTATCTGGACCTGAATGGCTGGAGGTTCTCGTCGTCAGAG GTAGAGGTGTGCCATGTTCTGTTTATAGTTGCTGTGCAATACACATCATCCACTGAGTTGGACCTCATCCCACCGGTTGGATCTACCGAGCTTCCTACTTGTCCTGTTTGCATAG AAAGGTTGGATCAAGACATCAGCGGAATTGGGGCTACTAATTGTGACCATTCTTTCCAGTGTTCATGCGTTTCAATGTGGGTCAGTTCATCTTGTCCG GTTTGTCAGTTCTGTCAGAAGCTGTCTGAAGCTCCTACAAATCCTACATGTTCTGTTTGCCAGACCTCTGAAAACCTCTGGATCTGTGTGATATGTGGTTTTGTTGGATGCGGAAG GTATAAAGAAGGGCATTCAATCAGGCACTGGAAAGGCACTCAGCACTGCTATTCTCTCGATTTGGAAACTCAGCGTGTATGGGATTATGTGGGTGATAGTTATGTCCATCGGCTCAATCACTCAAAAAGTGATGTAAAGCATGCTAAGTTCAGTTCAAAGTGTGAATATCCCGGGGATAACTGTGTAAACTGCATGCACGATGACTCAGATATGGGTGGAGTTATGTTTAGCAGCAAAGCGGACACT ATTGTGGATGAATACAATCGTCTTTTAGCAAGCCAACTTGAAACTCAGCGAGAG TATTACGAAGCTCTATTGTCAGAGGCTAAGAAAGAAAGGGAACACCACATTTCTGTTGCTGTGGATAAAACTATAAATGATAAGCTTCAAGAGCTGCAACTTAAGTTTGAAAATACGATGTTGGAGAAAAAGAAAGTTGCTGAA ATGAATGAAAAACTCACGAAGAGCCAGGATATATGGCGCCAGACAGTGAAAGGAATAGAGGAAAG GGAGAGAGCACAGTTGAAGCTGAAGGATGATATGATTCTTGACCTGGAAGAACAG ATAAAAGACTTCAGATATTCCATTAAGTTACAAAAGTCTATTGCGAAGAGTTCACATGCTGATGATCTCAAAGGAGGTATGCTGGTGCCACTGGCCATGGAATCAGATTCTGGAAAGGGTAAAAGGtcgtcaagaacaagcaagagaaGGAATTAG